GGCAGCCTGTACTACTGGCACCGCGCGCCGCAACCGGCCAAGGACGGCGACCCCGCCAACACGGCCAGAATGGCCGCCTGGGAGAAGGAAATCTACGAGATCTTCAACAAGGCCGCCGTGGAACCCAGCGCCAGCGCCCGCAAGGCCCTGTACACGCGCTGGCAACTCCTGTTTGCCCAGAATCTGCCGGTCACCCCGATTGCCAAGCCCGAGAACATCGGGGCCGTCAGCAACAAATACGGCAACTACATGTACAACCTCGGGGTCATTCCGGGCTACAACCCGGTGCCCCTGATTTACCAGAAGTAAGGAGGGGATGGTGCGTGGGAAGTGGAGGAAGGTGCTCTGCTTCCCACCTGTTTTCCCCCCCACTGAAAGGAGCCCTGCTTTGACCTCTGTGCTTTTCCCACTCCCCACTCCCTCCTTCCCACTTCCCTTCATATGCTGACCTACGCCCTGCGCCGCCTGCTCGGCATGGTTCCTACGCTGCTGCTCATCAGCGCCGTGTGTTTTGTGGTGATTCAGTTGCAGCCGGGCAGCTTTCTGGACCAGTTCAAGGAAGACCCGCGCGTCACCCCCGAATCCTTGCAGGCCATGACCCGGCAGCTGGGCCTGGATCAGCCGCTGTGGGCGCAGTATCTGCACTGGGTGCGCGGCATCGTCACCGAAGGCGATTTTGGGTACTCGTTTGCCAACGGCCGGCCAGTGGGCAGTCTCATCTGGGAGCGGCTGGGCTGGACGGTGTTTCTGGCGGTCCTGACGCTGGTGGTGTCGTGGGTGGTCGCAGTGCCGCTGGGCATCTACACGGCCATTCACCGCCACCGCCGGCGCTCCACGCTGCTGAATCTCCTGGGGTATATCAGCCTGGCCACACCGGATTTTCTGGTGGCGCTGCTGCTGATTGCCCTGGTCCTGAGGACGGGCGGGACCAATGTGGGCGGCCTCTTCAGCCCGGACTACATTGACGCTCTCTGGAGCGGCGCGCGGGTGCTGGACCTGCTGTCGCACCTGTGGATTCCGATGATTGCCATTGGGCTGGAGGGTGTGGCGGGCCTGATGCGCCAGATGCGGGCCTCGCTGCTGGACGTGCTGCACCAGGACTACGTCCGCACGGCGCAGGCCAAGGGGCTGGCCGGGCGGCGGGTGCTGTGGGGCCACGCGGTGCGCAACGCAGTCAACCCACTGATTAGCCTGGCGGGCCTGAGCCTGCCCAGCCTGATTTCGGGCACCATCATCGCCAGCATCGTGCTGAACCTGCCCACCATCGGCCCCTTTCTGTACGACAGCCTGCTGAACAAGGACCAGTTCGTGGCCATGACCCTGCTGATGTTCAGCGCGCTGCTGCTGCTGCTGGGCAACCTGCTCTCCGACCTGGCGCTGGCCTGGGCCGACCCCCGCGTGAGGTTCGAGTGATGGGGGTTGCGATGACCGCCGAACTCCAAATGGAATTTCATTCGACTGGAAGGCCGCGAAGCGCCGTACAGCAGAGAGGAAAAGAGGGTGGATTTCGGGCATTGGAAGACCCTCTGGTTCTTTTCCCAATAGCCTGGCTATGGAGGGCATCCGTATGACCGCCCAGCCCTCCCCCACGGCGCCGCCGGCCCCGGCACGCCGTCAGACCCCTCTGGCGCTGGCCCTGCGCCGCTTTCGCCGCAGCCGCGCCGGTGTCCTGAGCGCCTGGGTGCTGGGCGCGCTGTATCTGGTGGCGCTGCTGGCGGGGTTTCTGGCGCCGTATTCCATCACGGCGCAGCACGAGGAGGCGCCCTATCAGCGGCCCCAGGCGGTGCATCTCGTCCACGAGGGCAGAGTCACGCGCCCCTTCGTCTACGGCTTCAAGAAAACCCGCGACCCCGTGACCTTTGCCAGCACCTTCAGCGAGGACCGCACCCGGCCTCTACCCATTCTGTTCTTCGTGCGCGGCGACGACCCGGCCGAGTTCGGGTATTCATTCCTGGGCGTCTTTCGCAGCCAGTGGCACCTGTTCGGCGTCAAGGACGGCACCTACTTTCCGCTGGGCAGCGATAAGTTCGGCCGCGACCTGTTCTCGCGGATGCTGGTGGGGTCGCAGGTGTCGCTGACCGTGGGCCTCATCGGCATTCTGATCTCGTTTGCCATCGGCATCGTCCTGGGCGGCGTCAGTGGCTATTACGGCGGCTGGGTGGACGGCCTGATTCAGCGGCTGGTGGAGGTGCTGCTGTCGTTTCCCCGCTTACCGATTCTGCTGGCGCTGTCCACCATCATTCCGGCCCGGTGGCCCTCCACCTGGGTTTACCTGGGCATCGTGGCGGTGCTGGCCCTGATTGGCTGGGCGGGACTGGCGCGCGTGGTGCGCGGGCAGGTGCTTGGGGCGCGCGGGGTGGACTATGTGCAGGCAGCCCGCGCTCTGGGCTCCAGCGACCTGCGCGTGATTCTGCGCCACATCATGCCCAACCTGTCCTCTTTCCTGATTGTCACGGCCACGCTGGCCCTGCCCGGCTACATCCTGGGCGAAAGCGCCCTGAGTTTTCTGGGCCTGGGCATCAAGGAACCCATGACCAGCTGGGGCCTGCTGCTCAAGGACGCACAGAACTTCGAAACCCTCAGCCTGTACCCGTGGCTGCTGCTGCCGGGCGTGCTGATTGTGGTGTCGGTGCTGGCGTTCAACTTCTTGGGCGACGCCCTGCGCGACGCCGCTGATACCCAGAGCCGCTGACCTTCAAAAGAGGCGCGCGCTGAACGTTCAATTCAGCGCGTGCCTCTCTTTTACCTTTAGCTCAGGTCGGGAACGTCGTCCCACTCCAGGGTCAGGGTCGCAAAGGGGGTCACGCGCAGTCCCTTCACCGCCTCCCGCAGTTCTTCCAGGGTGCGCTGTGCGGCGCCCTTATCACTGCTCAGGGGCGCGTCATCCTGGGGCTTGCGGAACAGGCGGCCCAGACCAGACACCGGCTTGGCGGCGGGTGCGCGGCTGGCGCTGTCAATGGCGGCTGCCAGGGCCAGCGCGGCGCTGGACACCCGTGACTGCTCCTCACCGTTCACCAGCTCGAACACCTGATTGTCGCGGGTCAGCAGGTCCACCGGAGTGGGGTCCGCGCCCAGGGCGGCCGAGCAGCGCGCCTGAAGGTGCTGCTGGTGACGCAGTTCGGCTTTCAGGCCCAGCGTGGCGCCGGGGCGCATCAGGCGGTCGCCCTGCAGCGCCAGCGGGTTGGTCGGGTCATCTTTGAGAATCAGGATACGCACACGCTGCGACGATCCCTGATGGGCGAACAGGACGGCCAGCGACTGGCCCAGACGGTACAGCTGCTCATCGTTGTGGAGCAGCACCGGGCAGATATCGGCCAGGCCCGACGCACCGTAATGAGCGGAGGACGCTTGAGCCGGCACCACCTGTGTCATGCCCCCCAGCTTACCCCCTCTTTCGCACAGCTTTCTTTCAAGCCCCTGGCTGACGCCTGTCTATGGCGCGGTGGGGGTAGGGTGCTGACGCGCTGCCCCTGGCCGCTGCGGCAACAGGGTCGCCAGCGGCTGCGGCCGGGCAATGTAGTAGCCCTGAACGTAGTCGCACGAGAGGCTGCCCAGCCAGTCGAGCATGGCCTGGTCTTCAACCCCCTCGGCCACCACCTGAAGCCCCAGGTCGCGCGCCAGGCCCACGGTGCTGCGCAGCAGCGCTTGCCGCCCCGCGTTCTCGGCGGTGGCCCTCAGGAAAGAGCGGTCCAGTTTGACGGTATCCAAGGGGAGTTCGCTGAGCAGCGACAGGCTGGAATGCCCACTGCCAAAATCGTCCAGCGCCACCCGAATGCCTGCGCTGCGCAGGCGGGCGAGGTGAACACAGGCCAGGTCGAGGTTCTGCATGACCGTGGACTCGGTGACCTCCACAGTCAGGATGTCGGCGGGGGCTTTC
Above is a window of Deinococcus betulae DNA encoding:
- a CDS encoding ABC transporter permease produces the protein MLTYALRRLLGMVPTLLLISAVCFVVIQLQPGSFLDQFKEDPRVTPESLQAMTRQLGLDQPLWAQYLHWVRGIVTEGDFGYSFANGRPVGSLIWERLGWTVFLAVLTLVVSWVVAVPLGIYTAIHRHRRRSTLLNLLGYISLATPDFLVALLLIALVLRTGGTNVGGLFSPDYIDALWSGARVLDLLSHLWIPMIAIGLEGVAGLMRQMRASLLDVLHQDYVRTAQAKGLAGRRVLWGHAVRNAVNPLISLAGLSLPSLISGTIIASIVLNLPTIGPFLYDSLLNKDQFVAMTLLMFSALLLLLGNLLSDLALAWADPRVRFE
- a CDS encoding ABC transporter permease, which produces MTAQPSPTAPPAPARRQTPLALALRRFRRSRAGVLSAWVLGALYLVALLAGFLAPYSITAQHEEAPYQRPQAVHLVHEGRVTRPFVYGFKKTRDPVTFASTFSEDRTRPLPILFFVRGDDPAEFGYSFLGVFRSQWHLFGVKDGTYFPLGSDKFGRDLFSRMLVGSQVSLTVGLIGILISFAIGIVLGGVSGYYGGWVDGLIQRLVEVLLSFPRLPILLALSTIIPARWPSTWVYLGIVAVLALIGWAGLARVVRGQVLGARGVDYVQAARALGSSDLRVILRHIMPNLSSFLIVTATLALPGYILGESALSFLGLGIKEPMTSWGLLLKDAQNFETLSLYPWLLLPGVLIVVSVLAFNFLGDALRDAADTQSR